The genomic stretch TTTTCATTTAGCAAGTGATATAACGAAAATAGCAGGAGGAAATAAAAAATTATCTAAAGAGATTTGTAAAAATAAAAGTATTAAATACTTTTTTGTATTACCTCTTGACATATAAACATTTGTTTGATATTCTTTATATAGAACATTTTATCGGAGAGAATGAATATTTTATGAGAACAAAAGTTGTTATAAAAAATAAGTTTCGTTTTGGTATTGCATTGCTTCTTATAATGGTATTTGTTATAACAGTTTTGATGATTTCGATTGGAGAAGGGAAGGGAATTGATAAAGAAAAGAATATAAATTGGATATTTGTGAAGGTAAAAGAGGGAGATTCGCTGTGGACAATTTCAAAGAATTTTGTTGATGATAGTGTAGACATTCGCGATTATATCTCTTTTGTACGAAAGGTAAATAAGTTAGAAAATGCAATTTTGTATCCTGGGCAAGTGTTAAAATTTGTAGATGTAAAAACGTACAAACTTCTGTGCACAAAATAAAACCCCCTTATCAGGAGTCCAACACGTCCTGGTTTTCTCCTGAGAGGGGGTTTTTTTCAAAGGCTTTTTTGATGTCATCGTCATTTACATGAGTATAAATCTCTGTTGTGGAGATACTTTGATGACCCAAGATAGTCTGAAGAGACCTTATATCAACTTTGCCGTGCCTGTACATAAGTGTTGCTGCAGTGTGACGAAGCTTGTGGGCAGAAATCTTTTTCTGATTTATACCTGCCATCTTCACATACTTTTCAACAATGTATTGAACAGTTCTTCTGCTAATTCTTTTCTTTCTTTCACTCAAAAAAAGAGCATCTTTGTCTTTTACACCTTCTGTAGGGCGGACTTTCAAATAGTTTTCAATAGCATCTTTACAGGCTTTGTTTAAGTATATTATTCTTTCTTTATTGCCTTTACCAACAATCCTGAGCATATCATCTTTTATATCCGAAAGGTTTATATTTACAAGCTCTGAAAGGCGCAATCCGCAGTTTAGAAAAATAGTAATTATTGCAAAGTCCCTTTCTTTATTTTCACCATCAATTGCAGAAAGTAGCTTTTTGCTTTCATCAAGTGTAAGATACCTTGGATTTCTTTTACCAAGTTTTGGCGATTCTAAATCTTTTGCAGGGTTATCAGGAATGAGTTTAGCTTTGCTGTAAAGATATTTAAAAAAGCTTCTAATTGATGCAACTTTTCGGGCTCTTGCATAAGGACCGTTGTTAAAATGTGTAGCAAGAAAAGAAAAATATTCATACAGATTGCTAAGAGTTAAGGCTTTTAGCTTTTCAATTTCAAAATTGCTTACATCAATATTTTCAAGGTCTTCAATCTTTTCGATTTGGCTGAGCATATTCAGATCTTTTGCTTTTAGATATCTCAAAAAGTTTCTCAAGTCGTAATAATATTCTTTGATGGTATTTGGAGATTTATTTTTGATTGTAATCATATAATTCAAAAAATCTGCAACATAAGATGGAATATCAGAAAAATTCATTTTCTCATTCCCTTCATTGCACAAAATTTTTATTTTGTGCAATTATATTTTTCTAAAATTTATTATACTTCTCTTCTTTTTATCATGTCAAGCTTTTTTCTTTTTCTTGTTTAACAACCTATATGGCTTTTTAAAAATCGTAAGGTTTGCAAATTATTTCTTTAATTTTTGTTTCAAATATAGAAGCTGCATGTGAAGGTCTTATAATTACAGCAGTATCAGCACCTTCAGATGTTCCACCAATCGCAATTATATCTTCTCCATACGGTATCAGTCCTGCATCTAAAGCCATAACAGAAATCTCTACTGCAACCTTCACGCCTTGCCCAAGCATTCTAAGTGTATGTGCCATAATTTCAACTGGATATACTCCACCAAACTTTCTCGATATTCCTCTTTCAGCTCCTGACAAAACATGTGTGCCTGTATAGACCTTAAATCCCATTGCTTTAAGCTCTTCAATAATTTGCTGGCTTATTTCCATCTTTCCAGGTTCAGAAAAACCATTTACGTGTGTTACAACTACAACATTTTTCCCACAATCTTTTAGAAGTTTAGCTGTACTTCCACTGCATGAAGCCACCACAATATAGTTAATATTTCTTTCAATTGCAGTTTTTATCGCAAGCTCAATTGTCTCAAGAGTATTATGAGGACCTGCCGACTTAAAGTACATATTTACTCACTCCTTACCTACCCTATGGTTTTCTTTCAATTATATTAATTTTACAACGTGGAAATAATGATGTCTATAACAACAGCAGAAAAAACACTCTGAATACTTGTATTCAATCTAAAGATATTTTATACTATAAACTATAAAGACAAAATACATACAAAAATTTTCAAAAGGAGAGTGAACTATAGTGAAAAAAATTGTTTCAATAATCCTCTTGTTAGTATTTGCGCTTTCAATATTTACTGTATCATTTGCTTCATCTAAAAATGCCATCAAGATAGGTGTAGATTTAGAACTTTCACAGGCAGTTGCTCAATACGGACAAAAAGAACTCGAAGGTATAAGACTTGCAATTGACGAAATCAATAAAAAAGGTGGTATTGGAGGTAAAAAGATTGAACTTGTAGTTATTGACAACAAATCTGACAAGACTGAAGCTCAAAATGTTGCAACAAAACTTGCTGTAAGAGAAAATGTTCTTGCTATTTTAGGACCGGCAACTTCAGGTGCTACAAAGTCAGCTGCAGTTGCTGCAACAAAGCATAAAGTTCCTATAATTTCACCTTCTGCAACAGATGATGCAGTTACAGTTGATGAAAGAACTGGGAAAACAAAGGCATATGTTTTCAGAACATGTTTTAACGACTCATTCCAGGGAAATGTAATGGCAAACTTTGCATTGAAAACTTTGAAAGCTAAAAAGGCAGCTATAATTTATGATGCGACTTCAGACTATAGCAAAGGACTATTAAAGAATTTCAAAAATATATTTGAGAAAAGCGGCGGAAAAGTTATTGCTCAAGAGGCATTTGGCAAGGGTGAACAAGATTTTAGCAGCATACTTACAAAAATAAGAGCCAAAAATCCAGATGTACTGTTTGCGCCTGTTTATTATGATGAAGCAGGACTTATCATAAAACAAGCTCGTGAACTTGGAATGAATATTCCTATACTTGGTGCAGATGGTTTTGATGATCCAAAAGTTGTTGAAAAAGCTGGCAAAAAGAATGCTAACAATGTGTTTTTCTCTGCTCATTATTCTTCCCAAGATACAGATGTGAAGGTTCAAGAGTTTATAAAGAAATTTAAAGCAAAATACAATCAAGAACCAAATGCATTTGCTGCTCTTGGTTATGACCTTGGGTATTTTATTGCAGATGCTCTCAAAAGAGCTAACTTGAAGTTTGACAGTGTAGCAAAGGACAGAGAAAGGTTGAAAGCGGCAATCGAAAATACAAAGAACTTTGTTGGTGTTACAGGAATTATAAGCATAAATAAATATCACAATGCTGAAAAATCTGCTGTTATTATTGAGCTCAAAGATGGTGTACAAAAATTTAAACAGAAACTTAATCCATAAAACTAAGTTACACTGAGATTCGGAAGGGGCAATTGTTAGTGAAATAGCCCCTTCCCTTATATTGTTTACCATTTGTTTCTAAAAATATTTTTTATGTTTTGAAAGAGGTGAGAAAAACGTTGTCTACTTTCATGCAACAATTAATAAATGGTATAACTCTTGGAAGTATTTATGCTCTTATAAGTCTTGGTTATACCATGGTATATGGGATAATAAAACTTATAAACTTTGCTCATGGTGACATTTTTATGGTTGGCGCATATATTGCGTATTTGAGTGTTACATATTTGAAACTGGGTTTAATACCTTCTTTGATTATTTCTATGATGTTCTGCAGCATTTTAGGAATGCTTATTGAGAAATTTGCCTACAAGCCTTTGAGAAACTCACCACGAATCTCAGCATTAATAACAGCAATTGGCGTTTCACTACTTTTGGAAAATTTGATGCAAATAGTAATGGGTGCTGATTCGAGAGTTTTTCCCAGGCTTGTTGATGAAAAAAATTATCATTTGTTTCAAAGCAAGATTGTAATAAACAATAAACAGATATACCTTTTAATTATTACAATCATTTTAATGATAATTTTAAACTTTGTTGTCAAAAGAACAAAGGTAGGAAAAGCAATGAGAGCAGTATCTCAAGATATGGATGCAGCAAGACTTATGGGGATAAACGTCGACACTACAATTTCATATACATTTGCAATTGGTTCTGCTCTTGCTGCAGCAGCTGGTGTTTTAGTTGGACTTTACTATAACACTATAAACCCTCTTATGGGTGTTCTACCTGGCCTCAAAGCTTTTATAGCCGCTGTGTTTGGCGGAATAGGTATCATTCCTGGTGCAATGCTTGGTGGATTTTCACTTGGTATTATTGAAACACTTGTTAGTGGATATGGCAGTTCTATGTATAAAGATGCAGTTGCGTTTGCCCTTTTGATATTGATTTTGATTATAAAACCTTCAGGTCTGCTTGGAAAAAATATAAAAGAGAAGGTGTAGGGAAAGATGAAGAAAAGACTTCTGGTATATTCTGTATTTATAATTGTTTTGTATTTAATAATAATGCTTTTAATAAAGATTGGTATTATAGACGATTATATCAAACTAAACCTCTTTTTGATAATGTTAAATATTATTTTGGCTGTTAGTTTAAATTTAATAAATGGTATCACTGGTCAGTTTTCCCTTGGACACGCAGGATTTATGGCAATTGGAGCATATACAACTGCAGTTTTAACAACTCTTGAAAAACCAGTACCATTTTATCTCACCGTTTTAATTGGTGGGTTGTTTGCAATGATATGTGGTCTTATTATTGGTCTTCCTGTGCTAAGGCTGAGGGGTGACTATCTTGCAATTGCTACACTTGGTTTTGGAGAGATTATAAGAGTAATCATACAGAATATAGATTACTTAGGTGGAGCAAGTGGAATAAGTGATATACCACAAGGAATTGACTGGACCGGATATTTTGTCATTACAGTTTTAAGTGTAGTGGTTATATTAAACATTATCAATTCCTCGTTTGGTAGAGCTATGATTGCCATCAGAGAAGATGAGATAGCTGCAGAAGCTATGGGAATCAATACAACTTTATATAAAGTCCTTGCATTTATGATAGGTGCCTTTTTTGCAGGTGTTGCAGGCTCAATTTATTCTGGTTCTTTTGGATTTATTCAGCCAGATATGTTCAACTTCTTTAAATCAATTGACATATTAGTAATAGTTGTTTTGGGTGGGCTTGGAAGCATATCAGGTTCAATTATCTCCGCTATAGTTTTAACTATAATCTCTGCGTTATTACAAGATTATCCAGCTGTGAGGATGGTCTTATACTCTATTATTTTGATAATAATTATGTTATTTAGGCCTCAAGGGCTTATGGGGACAAAAGAAATAAAACTTTCAAAGCTTATACCAATTGGTGGTGAGAAAAATGCTTAGAATAAAAAATGTAACAGTAAATTTTGGAGGAATTATAGCTCTGAACAATGTCAACATTGATATTGAAAAAGGTGCAATAATCGGGCTAATCGGTCCCAATGGTGCTGGGAAAACCACAGTGTTCAATGTGATTTCAGGTATATATAATCCTAATACTGGCAGGATAGAATTTTCAAACTACGATATTACTTATAAAAAGACATACCAGGTTTCTGCGCTGGGGATTTCAAGGACTTTTCAGAACATAAGATTGTTCAAGGAACTCAGTGTAATTGACAATGTGAAAATTTCTTTTCATAAGAACATTAGTTATAACCTTTTTGATGCGATTTTCAGAACATCGAAGTTTTTGAAAGAAGAGGAACAAAATCATAAAAAAGCTGAAGAACTTCTAAAAATTTTTGGACTTTATGAAAAAAGATTTGAACTTGCTAAAAATCTACCCTATGGTGAACAAAGGAAGCTTGAAATTGTTCGTGCACTTGCAACATCACCAAAACTGCTTTTATTAGACGAACCAGCAGCTGGAATGAATCCTCAAGAAACACAGGAACTAAAGAACCTTATTAAATTTATAAAAGAGAAGTTTGATTTGACTATACTTTTAATTGAACATGACATGTCGGTTGTAATGGACATATGTGAGAAAATCTATGTTCTTGACTATGGAGAAGTTATAGCTGTCGGAACTCCTATTGAGGTCAAGAACAACCCTCGTGTGATAGAAGCCTACCTTGGAGAGGGGGATTTAGAGTTTGCTTAAAGTAAATGAAATTGACGTATTTTACGGTGCTATTCAAGCATTGTTTTCTGTTTCACTTGAGGTTAAAAAAGGAGAGATTGTAACATTAATCGGAGCAAATGGTGCAGGAAAATCAACGCTGCTAAAGACTATATCTGGTTTGATAAGACCACGTTCAGGCACTATTTTGTTTGAGGATATTGATATTACCAAAAAATCTTCAATGGAGATTGTTAAACTTGGCATTTCTCACGTGCCAGAAGGAAGACGCGTGTTTCCTGAAATGACGGTATTAGAAAATTTGGAGCTTGGAGCTTTTTTGAGGAAAGATAAACAGGCAATAAAAAAAGACTTAGAACTTGTGTTTGAAAGATTTCCAAGACTATATGAAAGAAAAAATCAACTTGCAGGGACACTTTCTGGCGGAGAACAGCAAATGCTGGCAATCGGAAGGTCTCTAATGTCAAGACCCAAATTACTTCTGCTTGATGAGCCTTCTATGGGACTTGCACCTATACTTGTAACAGAGATTTTTAAGATAATAAAAGAAATTAATTCTCAGGGGACAACTATTCTTCTGATTGAACAGAATGCTAACATGGCACTTTCAATAGCTGACAGAGCATATGTAATAGAGACGGGTAAAATTGTTTTATCCGGAGAGGCAAAAGAAATTGCAGCAAATCCTGAGGTTAAAAAAGCATATCTGGGTGGGTAATTATTCTAAGGGAAAATACAGGGCTTTGTCCGACAAAAATTTGCGGAAAAGCCCTGTTAATTTTTATTTTTTTTCCTTCTGTGTTTTAGGGAGCAGGAGAGGAAGACCGAAAAAATTTAAGTTACATCATTTATCATACCTCTATCTTGTACCTTCTCCGACCTTGTTATCCTCTTGCTTATTTTTTTATACATACTTTATAATCAATATTATCGATGCCTCAAATTACCCTTCCTATAGCACTCTCAAAAATCTAAAACTTTACTCGTATCAATCTTTACCTGGCAGTCATTTAGACTGAGGCAAAATACAGGAGAATTTTTTTACATGTCCTTCTCTCTGGCTTTATTTTACTTGCCAAAGTTTTTATAACCTTGTCCCTTCAACAATTTTTGCTACTTCGTAAATTATAAATGATTAATGTTTTATGTCTAAAATTATATTTTAGAACGATTATTTTCTTCTATTCACTAATTTTATTAACTCTCTCTGAAATAAACTACCCCATCCTAAAATTAGAATAATGAAGATTAACAATGCTACATTACCTTTAATCTCAAAAAACACTCTTAGTATCACAGCAGCTAGTATAATTACGATAAATCCAATAATGTATAACCAAACCTTTCTGTTACTCAATTTAAAAAAACCTCCTTTATAATTGATTTTTATATTGAGCAAGGTCAATAATCCTATCATACACTAAATTATCACTATCTGAATGCGATACAATTACAAATGACTTATCTTGCTTTTTCATTTCAAAAATAATATCTGCTAAAATAATCTTACTTTCTGTATCTAAACTATTAAATGGCTCGTCCATAAGATACAGCTCAGCTTTTTTAGCCAGCATCATAGCTATAAATAATTTTTGCTTCATTCCTGCTGAATATTCTGAAACAGTTTGTTTAAGATACGTACTTATGTTTAATAAGTTGCATAACTCATACACTTTTTTAATGTATTCGTTATCATCAAAAACATATGAGAAAAACTTTATATTTTTAAAACCAGAAAGATTCTCAAGTAAGTATATTTTGTCTGGAACATAAGAAAATTTGAACTTTATATCCGAAAATCTTACCTGTTTACCATCCAAATATGCTGAGTAAATAAGTTTGTCGTCTTCGATGATTCCCATCAAAATCTTTAATAATGTGGTTTTTCCACTCCCATTAGGCCCCTTAATTTTTATTATTTCATTCTTATTTATAGACATATTTAGATCTTTTAATATCCACTTCTTTCCATCATAGCTATAGCTAAGATTTTCTATTTGTAGATGTGGAATAGGATTTGGCTCTACTCCTAAAAATGACAGCCTCTCATTTCTACTTCTTTAGCTTTTTTTCACTTCCCCCATAAAATTCTGCTCCATTATTCTTTTCGGATTTTTATTTGGTTTCTTACATTTCTCACTAATTCTCTGGCTTTTTCAGGAGATATTTTTCTTACTTCATGATATGATATTCATAGTAGGCTGTTCTCCCATCCTGGTAGTTTTTTGACTTTTCTTTTGAATGTGAGATTACACTTTTTAATCATATTCATGCCAGGATGGAGGCAGCCTCAATTCTTTTTATAACTTTCCCAAAAGCAGCTTCGTACATCCTTTCGTTGTGGTAAATATCTTTACACTTATTCGAGTTCTCATTTCTTCATCCCACTTGATTTTTTAGTATGATTGTTTCTTTATTCTCTTATTTAGAGCACTTTATTCTCAAACTATTTTTCTGTAAACTTCTTCTTGGAATTTCTATGCAAATTTTATCTCATATATTTTCACACTGTCAATCCCGTTTTTTTTTTTAGTCCATTTTCAGCTAAATTTTGAGCTCAGAATACTCTTTTCTTTAAATAGCTTAAAATTTCTTCAATTTTCTCAAGTTTATAACAAAACAAGACCGACCTACAATTATTTTCTCGGTCGGTCTTGTTTTAACATCCTTTCTATTTTGGCTCTTTGTCAAGAGTTGG from Caldicellulosiruptor kronotskyensis 2002 encodes the following:
- a CDS encoding pyruvate kinase alpha/beta domain-containing protein, with translation MYFKSAGPHNTLETIELAIKTAIERNINYIVVASCSGSTAKLLKDCGKNVVVVTHVNGFSEPGKMEISQQIIEELKAMGFKVYTGTHVLSGAERGISRKFGGVYPVEIMAHTLRMLGQGVKVAVEISVMALDAGLIPYGEDIIAIGGTSEGADTAVIIRPSHAASIFETKIKEIICKPYDF
- a CDS encoding branched-chain amino acid ABC transporter permease — encoded protein: MKKRLLVYSVFIIVLYLIIMLLIKIGIIDDYIKLNLFLIMLNIILAVSLNLINGITGQFSLGHAGFMAIGAYTTAVLTTLEKPVPFYLTVLIGGLFAMICGLIIGLPVLRLRGDYLAIATLGFGEIIRVIIQNIDYLGGASGISDIPQGIDWTGYFVITVLSVVVILNIINSSFGRAMIAIREDEIAAEAMGINTTLYKVLAFMIGAFFAGVAGSIYSGSFGFIQPDMFNFFKSIDILVIVVLGGLGSISGSIISAIVLTIISALLQDYPAVRMVLYSIILIIIMLFRPQGLMGTKEIKLSKLIPIGGEKNA
- a CDS encoding ABC transporter substrate-binding protein, whose product is MKKIVSIILLLVFALSIFTVSFASSKNAIKIGVDLELSQAVAQYGQKELEGIRLAIDEINKKGGIGGKKIELVVIDNKSDKTEAQNVATKLAVRENVLAILGPATSGATKSAAVAATKHKVPIISPSATDDAVTVDERTGKTKAYVFRTCFNDSFQGNVMANFALKTLKAKKAAIIYDATSDYSKGLLKNFKNIFEKSGGKVIAQEAFGKGEQDFSSILTKIRAKNPDVLFAPVYYDEAGLIIKQARELGMNIPILGADGFDDPKVVEKAGKKNANNVFFSAHYSSQDTDVKVQEFIKKFKAKYNQEPNAFAALGYDLGYFIADALKRANLKFDSVAKDRERLKAAIENTKNFVGVTGIISINKYHNAEKSAVIIELKDGVQKFKQKLNP
- a CDS encoding ATP-binding cassette domain-containing protein, encoding MPHLQIENLSYSYDGKKWILKDLNMSINKNEIIKIKGPNGSGKTTLLKILMGIIEDDKLIYSAYLDGKQVRFSDIKFKFSYVPDKIYLLENLSGFKNIKFFSYVFDDNEYIKKVYELCNLLNISTYLKQTVSEYSAGMKQKLFIAMMLAKKAELYLMDEPFNSLDTESKIILADIIFEMKKQDKSFVIVSHSDSDNLVYDRIIDLAQYKNQL
- a CDS encoding LysM peptidoglycan-binding domain-containing protein, whose amino-acid sequence is MRTKVVIKNKFRFGIALLLIMVFVITVLMISIGEGKGIDKEKNINWIFVKVKEGDSLWTISKNFVDDSVDIRDYISFVRKVNKLENAILYPGQVLKFVDVKTYKLLCTK
- a CDS encoding ABC transporter ATP-binding protein, whose amino-acid sequence is MLRIKNVTVNFGGIIALNNVNIDIEKGAIIGLIGPNGAGKTTVFNVISGIYNPNTGRIEFSNYDITYKKTYQVSALGISRTFQNIRLFKELSVIDNVKISFHKNISYNLFDAIFRTSKFLKEEEQNHKKAEELLKIFGLYEKRFELAKNLPYGEQRKLEIVRALATSPKLLLLDEPAAGMNPQETQELKNLIKFIKEKFDLTILLIEHDMSVVMDICEKIYVLDYGEVIAVGTPIEVKNNPRVIEAYLGEGDLEFA
- the xerA gene encoding site-specific tyrosine recombinase/integron integrase; translated protein: MNFSDIPSYVADFLNYMITIKNKSPNTIKEYYYDLRNFLRYLKAKDLNMLSQIEKIEDLENIDVSNFEIEKLKALTLSNLYEYFSFLATHFNNGPYARARKVASIRSFFKYLYSKAKLIPDNPAKDLESPKLGKRNPRYLTLDESKKLLSAIDGENKERDFAIITIFLNCGLRLSELVNINLSDIKDDMLRIVGKGNKERIIYLNKACKDAIENYLKVRPTEGVKDKDALFLSERKKRISRRTVQYIVEKYVKMAGINQKKISAHKLRHTAATLMYRHGKVDIRSLQTILGHQSISTTEIYTHVNDDDIKKAFEKNPLSGENQDVLDS
- a CDS encoding branched-chain amino acid ABC transporter permease, whose amino-acid sequence is MSTFMQQLINGITLGSIYALISLGYTMVYGIIKLINFAHGDIFMVGAYIAYLSVTYLKLGLIPSLIISMMFCSILGMLIEKFAYKPLRNSPRISALITAIGVSLLLENLMQIVMGADSRVFPRLVDEKNYHLFQSKIVINNKQIYLLIITIILMIILNFVVKRTKVGKAMRAVSQDMDAARLMGINVDTTISYTFAIGSALAAAAGVLVGLYYNTINPLMGVLPGLKAFIAAVFGGIGIIPGAMLGGFSLGIIETLVSGYGSSMYKDAVAFALLILILIIKPSGLLGKNIKEKV
- a CDS encoding ABC transporter ATP-binding protein, with protein sequence MLKVNEIDVFYGAIQALFSVSLEVKKGEIVTLIGANGAGKSTLLKTISGLIRPRSGTILFEDIDITKKSSMEIVKLGISHVPEGRRVFPEMTVLENLELGAFLRKDKQAIKKDLELVFERFPRLYERKNQLAGTLSGGEQQMLAIGRSLMSRPKLLLLDEPSMGLAPILVTEIFKIIKEINSQGTTILLIEQNANMALSIADRAYVIETGKIVLSGEAKEIAANPEVKKAYLGG